One part of the Amphiura filiformis chromosome 5, Afil_fr2py, whole genome shotgun sequence genome encodes these proteins:
- the LOC140152819 gene encoding degenerin mec-10-like: MFHSKTFYTTNYGIDYSMTTCEHSCYQWEVLQRCGCSNPKYPYPRNSTEQPCALSGDIADSETVQCVRDVDHSYYKGELGCESYCPHGCNERSYIPAMSLGMWPSNAYEHILMKRMENVNQETRESMRGASPKIWIKENVARILVYYQELNYEFIGQKPSYGVIALLSDIGGQLGLWIGVSILTLCEMLECVCVISVFIFRKVFRCGENRVISTPIEKIPLEN, translated from the exons ATGTTCCATTCGAAGACTTTTTATACGACGAATTATGGAATAGATTACAGCATGACg ACATGCGAGCATAGTTGTTACCAATGGGAAGTGTTACAGCGCTGTGGATGCTCAAATCCTAAGTATCCATATCCAAGAAACTCAACGGAGCAACCATGCGCTCTATCAGGAGATATTGCAGATTCAGAAA CCGTTCAGTGTGTGCGAGATGTTGACCATAGCTACTATAAAGGTGAATTGGGATGCGAAAGTTATTGTCCTCACGGCTGCAA TGAACGAAGCTACATACCAGCAATGAGTCTCGGCATGTGGCCATCAAATGCATATGAA cacattttaatgaaaagaaTGGAAAATGTGAACCAAGAAACAAGGGAAAGTATGCGAGGAGCCTCTCCAAAGATATGGATTaa GGAAAATGTTGCCAGAATACTGGTGTACTACCAAGAACTCAACTATGAATTTATCGGACAGAAACCATCATATGGG GTAATAGCTCTTCTGAGTGACATTGGTGGTCAGCTAGGTCTATGGATTGGAGTATCCATTCTAACACTGTGTGAGATGCTTGAATGTGTATGCGTTATTTCAGTTTTCATATTCCGCAAGGTGTTCCGTTGTGGAGAAAACCGTGTGATATCAACACCTATAGAAAAGATACCGCTGGAGAACTGA